A genomic window from Chlorobium phaeobacteroides DSM 266 includes:
- the leuB gene encoding 3-isopropylmalate dehydrogenase, translating to MYKIVSIPGDGIGPEVVAGAVTVLRKISEKHGFEIRIEEHPFGGASYDLHGTMLTDQTLEACKNCDAVLLGAVGGPKWENLPHEHKPEAALLKLRKSLGLFANLRPAKVYDPLVDASSLKAEVVRGTDFLVFRELIGGIYFGEPRGYDENRGWNTMVYERHEVERIARLAFEAAQKRGGRVISIDKANVLEVSQFWRNVVHEVHREFPDIELSDMYVDNAAMQIVRNPLQFDVIVTGNLFGDILSDIAGMITGSLGMLPSASIGTSHALYEPIHGSAPDIAGKNIANPIATIASVAMMFEHSFCMPDIAEEISQAIVSALAAGLRTADIAGAGDRIVSTTEMTEAIVTSLGS from the coding sequence ATGTATAAGATTGTTTCAATACCGGGTGACGGTATCGGCCCGGAAGTCGTTGCTGGCGCCGTTACCGTGCTCAGAAAAATCTCTGAAAAGCACGGTTTCGAAATCCGCATTGAGGAACACCCTTTTGGAGGCGCATCCTACGACCTGCACGGAACCATGCTTACCGATCAAACGCTTGAAGCGTGCAAAAACTGCGATGCCGTTCTGCTTGGAGCCGTAGGAGGACCGAAATGGGAGAATCTCCCGCATGAGCACAAACCCGAAGCAGCTTTGCTCAAACTCAGAAAGTCGCTCGGTCTCTTCGCTAACCTGAGGCCGGCAAAAGTCTATGATCCCCTTGTTGACGCTTCGTCTCTCAAGGCAGAAGTCGTGCGGGGAACAGATTTTCTTGTCTTCAGGGAGCTGATCGGCGGCATCTATTTCGGAGAGCCGAGAGGATATGACGAAAACAGAGGGTGGAACACCATGGTCTATGAACGCCATGAAGTTGAGCGCATAGCCCGCCTTGCCTTTGAAGCTGCCCAGAAGCGTGGCGGACGGGTTATCTCCATAGACAAAGCCAATGTGCTTGAAGTTTCCCAGTTCTGGAGAAATGTCGTACATGAGGTACACCGGGAGTTTCCCGACATAGAACTCAGCGACATGTATGTTGACAACGCTGCCATGCAGATTGTCAGAAACCCCTTGCAATTTGACGTTATCGTCACAGGAAACCTTTTTGGTGACATACTCAGCGACATTGCGGGCATGATCACCGGTAGTCTTGGAATGCTTCCTTCGGCCAGCATCGGAACAAGCCATGCTCTCTACGAACCTATTCACGGCAGTGCGCCGGACATTGCAGGAAAAAACATTGCGAACCCCATTGCGACCATCGCATCGGTAGCCATGATGTTCGAACACAGCTTCTGCATGCCTGATATAGCCGAAGAGATCAGCCAGGCTATTGTATCGGCCCTTGCGGCCGGCCTCAGAACCGCAGATATTGCCGGGGCGGGTGACAGAATTGTTTCAACTACTGAAATGACCGAAGCCATCGTCACCAGCCTCGGTTCATAA
- the ilvC gene encoding ketol-acid reductoisomerase, with product MNVYYEQDADLGFLQGKNIAVLGYGSQGHAHALNLKDSGMNVCVGLRSDSTSCQKARDAGLEVKTIADAVTWADIVMVLLPDQNQKAIYEAEIAPNLVPGNTLAFAHGFNIHYKQIIPQETINVIMIAPKSPGHLVRRTFTQGNGVPCLIAVHQDYTGEAKQQALAWAKGLGGTKAGVIETTIKNETETDLFGEQAVLCGGSAELIKAGFETLVEAGYPEELAYFECMHELKLIVDLYYEGGLSRMNYSVSDTAEYGGMTRGPRLITPAVKAEMKKILEEVQDGRFAREFIDECQNGYPNLNRLREENRTHSIEKVGARLREMMSWLIKK from the coding sequence ATGAACGTTTACTATGAGCAGGATGCCGATCTCGGTTTTCTTCAGGGGAAAAATATCGCGGTGCTCGGATACGGAAGCCAGGGTCATGCTCACGCCCTGAACCTTAAAGACAGCGGCATGAACGTCTGCGTCGGACTTCGCTCCGACAGCACCTCATGCCAGAAGGCAAGAGATGCCGGACTTGAGGTCAAAACTATCGCTGATGCCGTTACATGGGCAGACATCGTGATGGTGCTGCTTCCCGACCAGAACCAGAAAGCGATTTACGAAGCCGAAATTGCGCCGAACCTCGTACCGGGCAACACGCTTGCCTTTGCTCACGGATTCAATATTCACTACAAGCAGATTATTCCTCAGGAAACGATCAACGTTATCATGATCGCTCCGAAAAGCCCCGGTCACCTCGTACGACGCACCTTTACGCAGGGCAACGGCGTTCCCTGCCTCATCGCTGTTCACCAGGACTACACCGGCGAAGCCAAACAGCAGGCTCTTGCATGGGCCAAAGGCCTTGGCGGCACCAAAGCAGGCGTTATTGAAACAACGATCAAGAACGAAACTGAAACCGACCTTTTCGGTGAACAGGCCGTTCTATGCGGCGGATCTGCCGAGCTTATCAAAGCAGGTTTCGAAACGCTTGTCGAGGCGGGATATCCTGAAGAACTCGCCTATTTCGAATGTATGCACGAGCTGAAACTGATTGTGGATCTTTACTACGAAGGTGGACTCTCCAGAATGAACTATTCCGTCAGCGATACCGCAGAATACGGTGGTATGACCCGCGGACCTCGCCTGATTACCCCGGCTGTGAAAGCGGAGATGAAAAAAATTCTCGAAGAGGTTCAGGACGGACGCTTTGCCAGAGAGTTTATCGATGAATGCCAGAACGGATATCCGAATCTTAACCGCCTCAGGGAGGAGAACCGTACCCATTCAATCGAAAAAGTCGGCGCAAGACTACGCGAGATGATGAGCTGGCTTATCAAAAAATAA
- the ilvN gene encoding acetolactate synthase small subunit encodes MKHIISVLVENKFGSLNRVASMFSARGFNLESISIGETEDTEISRMTIVTRGDDQIISQVLKQLNRLVDTIKVTDLTRQPHVERELLLMTLKLSKTTQHEIFELINVFKGKVVDIKQKSITIEVIGSPDKINTTIDIFRPYGIRELARSGAVAIHRGES; translated from the coding sequence ATGAAACACATTATATCCGTTTTGGTTGAGAACAAGTTCGGCTCCCTGAACAGGGTGGCCTCCATGTTCAGCGCCCGAGGGTTCAACCTCGAAAGCATCTCCATAGGAGAAACTGAAGATACTGAAATATCACGTATGACGATTGTCACCAGAGGCGACGATCAGATAATCAGCCAGGTGCTCAAACAACTCAACCGGCTTGTTGACACCATCAAGGTGACCGACCTTACCAGGCAGCCTCATGTTGAGCGGGAACTGCTCCTCATGACCCTGAAACTCAGCAAAACGACGCAGCACGAGATTTTTGAGCTGATCAATGTTTTTAAGGGAAAAGTCGTGGATATAAAACAAAAATCCATTACTATTGAGGTCATCGGATCTCCGGACAAGATCAACACAACCATTGATATTTTCAGGCCGTACGGTATCAGGGAACTGGCCCGTTCCGGTGCGGTTGCCATACACCGGGGAGAATCATAA
- the ilvB gene encoding biosynthetic-type acetolactate synthase large subunit: MNVPGQTLNGSEIFFECLRRENVEYIFGYPGGALLKVYETLYDIKDIKHILVRHEQGAAHMAEGYARATGKPGIVLVTSGPGATNTVTGIANAYMDSSPMVVFTGQVPSSLIGNDAFQEADIVGITRPITKHNFLVRDVRELALTIRKAFYLATNGRPGPVLVDMPKDILNASCEFQWPENIEIRGFKPTVKCHMNQVEKAALKISKAKKPLFYIGGGVISANASEELRKLAIQQNIPVTMTLQGLGAFPGDHPLSMGMLGMHGTYWANQAVNNCDLLIAVGARFDDRVTGKVETFATQAYKIHNDIDPTNVDKNIKVDLPIVGDAKHFLSALLDEMPEATENREPWLQEIHKWQEQCPLAYETGDELLRTEFVIEETSKQTKGNAVVVTDVGQHQMWTSQYYKFNNPRSIITSGGLGTMGYGLPASIGAAFGVTDRPIILFCGDGGFMMNVQELVTAVHYKIPVKIFLINNTFLGMVRQWQELFHKEQYSFTDLGNSNPDFVKVADAFGCRTSCAETPDQARQAIKEALAWNEGPFLVEFKVIKKDMVFPMVPAGGSISDMMLARLNPKTMV, from the coding sequence ATGAATGTACCAGGTCAAACACTGAACGGTTCAGAAATATTTTTTGAATGTCTGAGAAGAGAAAACGTTGAATATATCTTCGGGTATCCCGGAGGAGCCCTGCTCAAGGTTTATGAAACGCTCTACGATATCAAGGATATCAAGCACATCCTTGTCCGCCATGAACAGGGTGCGGCACACATGGCTGAAGGCTATGCCCGCGCCACCGGAAAACCCGGTATCGTGCTGGTAACGTCAGGACCGGGAGCAACCAATACCGTTACGGGCATTGCCAATGCCTACATGGACTCTTCGCCAATGGTGGTTTTTACCGGTCAGGTACCCAGTTCGCTTATCGGCAATGACGCATTCCAGGAAGCTGATATCGTGGGCATCACCCGTCCGATCACCAAACACAACTTCCTTGTCAGGGATGTCAGAGAACTTGCGTTAACAATCCGCAAGGCCTTTTACCTTGCTACAAACGGCCGTCCGGGACCGGTTCTTGTCGATATGCCCAAAGACATACTGAACGCTTCATGCGAATTTCAGTGGCCCGAAAACATAGAGATCCGGGGTTTCAAGCCGACAGTAAAATGTCACATGAACCAGGTTGAAAAAGCCGCTCTGAAAATATCGAAAGCTAAAAAACCGCTGTTCTATATCGGTGGCGGCGTTATCAGTGCCAATGCATCGGAAGAGCTCCGCAAACTTGCCATTCAGCAGAACATTCCTGTCACCATGACCCTTCAGGGCCTTGGCGCCTTTCCGGGAGACCATCCGCTCAGCATGGGAATGCTCGGCATGCATGGCACCTACTGGGCCAACCAGGCCGTTAACAACTGCGATCTGTTGATTGCTGTCGGAGCACGCTTTGACGACAGGGTTACCGGTAAAGTCGAAACATTCGCCACACAGGCATACAAGATTCATAATGACATAGACCCGACCAACGTCGATAAAAACATAAAAGTCGATCTTCCGATTGTCGGTGATGCGAAGCATTTTCTTTCCGCTCTTCTTGACGAGATGCCCGAAGCGACCGAAAACAGGGAGCCCTGGCTTCAGGAAATCCATAAATGGCAAGAGCAGTGTCCGCTTGCCTATGAAACCGGTGATGAGTTACTGAGAACCGAGTTTGTCATTGAAGAGACATCAAAACAAACCAAAGGAAATGCGGTCGTCGTAACCGACGTCGGGCAGCATCAGATGTGGACATCCCAGTACTACAAGTTCAATAACCCCCGTTCCATCATCACCAGCGGAGGACTCGGAACCATGGGCTATGGCCTGCCGGCGTCTATCGGCGCAGCATTCGGCGTCACAGACCGCCCGATAATCCTGTTCTGCGGAGATGGCGGATTTATGATGAACGTACAGGAACTCGTCACCGCCGTCCACTATAAAATACCGGTGAAAATTTTCCTCATCAACAACACATTCCTCGGTATGGTTCGACAGTGGCAGGAACTTTTTCACAAGGAACAGTACTCCTTTACCGATCTTGGTAACAGCAATCCCGACTTCGTCAAGGTTGCCGATGCCTTCGGCTGCAGAACGTCCTGCGCAGAAACGCCGGATCAGGCCCGTCAGGCGATAAAGGAGGCTCTTGCATGGAACGAAGGACCGTTCCTTGTCGAATTCAAGGTTATCAAAAAAGATATGGTATTTCCCATGGTCCCTGCGGGCGGCTCTATTTCAGACATGATGCTTGCCCGGTTAAACCCAAAAACAATGGTTTGA
- the ilvD gene encoding dihydroxy-acid dehydratase: MRSDTIKKGFDKAPHRSLLKATGVITSSDDYQKPFIGICNSFNELIPGHAHLQELGRIAKNEVRKAGGIPFEFNTIGVCDGIAMGHIGMRYSLASRELIADSVETVVEAHRLDGIVCIPNCDKITPGMMMAALRVNIPVIFVSGGPMKAGHTPDGKTVDLISVFEAVGRHSTAEITDGELQTIEENACPGCGSCSGMFTANSMNCLSEALGLALPGNGTILASDPRRNELVKEASRKIIDLVRSNTRPRDILSRKALLNAFALDFAMGGSTNTILHTLAIANEAELDFDFSELNALSAKTPYICKVSPATMAVHIEDVDRAGGVSAILLELSKIDGLLDLSAPTVSGKTLGENIAGAEIKDEKVIRTIDNPYSATGGLAVLYGNLAPQGAVVKTGAVSPSMMRHTGPAKVFDCQDDAIKGIMEDIIKPGDVVVIRYEGPKGGPGMPEMLSPTSAIMGRGLGDSVALITDGRFSGGSRGACIGHVSPEAAENGPIAALKNGDMITIDIPARTISVDLSTEAINERIALLPVFEPKIKKGYLARYAQLVTSACTGAILKTSPYCEPK, from the coding sequence ATGAGATCCGATACCATAAAAAAAGGGTTTGATAAAGCCCCCCATCGCAGCCTTCTTAAAGCCACCGGAGTCATAACGTCGTCCGATGACTATCAAAAGCCGTTTATCGGCATCTGCAACTCATTCAACGAACTGATTCCCGGGCATGCCCACTTGCAGGAACTGGGAAGAATCGCAAAGAATGAGGTGCGCAAAGCCGGTGGAATTCCCTTTGAATTCAATACTATCGGGGTCTGCGACGGCATCGCCATGGGCCATATCGGCATGCGCTACTCGCTTGCAAGCCGTGAACTCATTGCCGACAGCGTTGAAACCGTCGTTGAGGCGCACCGGCTCGACGGAATCGTCTGTATACCGAACTGCGACAAGATCACGCCAGGCATGATGATGGCGGCACTCCGCGTCAACATTCCGGTCATCTTTGTTTCCGGCGGACCGATGAAAGCCGGTCATACTCCGGATGGAAAAACTGTAGATCTCATTTCAGTCTTCGAAGCCGTTGGAAGGCACAGCACAGCCGAAATCACCGACGGCGAACTCCAGACGATCGAAGAGAACGCCTGTCCCGGTTGCGGATCATGCTCAGGAATGTTTACAGCCAACTCGATGAACTGCCTTAGCGAAGCGCTCGGTCTGGCGCTGCCCGGAAACGGAACCATCCTTGCCTCCGACCCAAGGCGCAACGAGCTGGTAAAAGAAGCTTCGCGAAAAATCATCGACCTTGTCAGGAGCAACACGAGGCCACGCGACATTCTTTCAAGAAAAGCGCTGCTCAATGCCTTTGCCCTCGATTTTGCCATGGGAGGCAGCACCAATACCATTCTGCACACCCTGGCCATAGCAAATGAAGCCGAACTTGACTTCGATTTCTCGGAGCTCAACGCCCTCTCTGCAAAAACACCTTATATCTGCAAGGTAAGCCCGGCAACCATGGCTGTACATATTGAAGACGTCGATCGGGCAGGTGGAGTTTCAGCAATTCTCCTGGAGCTCAGCAAGATAGATGGACTTCTCGATCTGTCGGCACCGACAGTAAGCGGGAAAACCCTCGGCGAAAACATTGCCGGCGCAGAGATCAAGGACGAAAAGGTCATTCGTACCATCGACAACCCTTACTCTGCCACAGGCGGTCTTGCCGTTCTTTACGGAAACCTCGCACCCCAGGGAGCTGTGGTCAAAACCGGCGCGGTAAGCCCATCGATGATGCGGCATACCGGACCGGCAAAGGTCTTCGACTGCCAGGATGACGCCATCAAAGGCATCATGGAAGACATCATCAAACCGGGAGATGTTGTTGTGATCCGTTACGAAGGCCCAAAGGGCGGCCCCGGCATGCCGGAAATGCTCTCGCCGACAAGCGCAATCATGGGTCGGGGTCTTGGTGACTCGGTTGCTCTTATCACCGACGGACGATTCTCCGGGGGGTCAAGAGGAGCCTGTATCGGCCACGTTTCTCCTGAAGCAGCCGAAAACGGCCCGATCGCCGCACTGAAAAACGGCGACATGATCACCATTGACATTCCCGCAAGAACCATTTCGGTCGATCTCTCAACAGAAGCAATAAATGAAAGAATTGCTCTTCTGCCGGTTTTTGAGCCGAAAATCAAAAAAGGGTATCTGGCAAGATATGCGCAACTTGTCACGTCAGCCTGCACCGGCGCTATACTGAAAACATCTCCTTACTGTGAACCAAAATAA